A single genomic interval of Paludisphaera mucosa harbors:
- a CDS encoding sigma-70 family RNA polymerase sigma factor, with protein sequence MKPGTVGGVDPLRVLFHVGSVGGMTDGDLLRTFASRRGEAGAEAAFAALVERHGPLVLRVCRGVVGDPHSAEDAFQATFLLLARRAGSIRRPDAVAGWLFRIARRIAAKSRADVARRKALERRGAEMAARRADVPGRTEAGAELYEELDRLPEKYREPIVLCHLSGLTYEEAAMRLGCPVRTVHTRLIRGRERLRRMLVRRGAAPSAGLLALSTSADAAGAGVPRALASAATRAAVQFVAGRSAVPSSTAVAMAESMLGPPALGRWKAAFAAATLCGAVAVCCAHATRMLGGRGVDGAPTPSPRLREAGRDDVSLQGRWSASIPGPEGRPQVLVWAIERDALSIWVASPDGVAEDPPVEARLVVDRRSNPKTFAIVHAISAAGPLEDNLGIYELDGDSLKICYGTPGMPRPSSFREGVAGPPRLLVLGRGGPAPRPLPSPTSDRPAEVDGVVLGPDGRPFAGAKVYFDVPDDARAGEEPRARKAAEVAASGPDGRFRFRAEADAWAGVDRASPLSRPTVSALADGFGPAWVSCQSPSSASNVELRLVEDDVPISGKLLDAEGRPVPDAEVRVLGLRAVRGDDLGAFVRAFERTPTAAGALLLLGGRLDVKASGLVPSVRTGPDGRFHLEGVGRGRVVELRIAGPGVATQKLVAAPAGPTPPGAPRRAVKRPEPGVALAASAAFDVVAARSRSVEGVVFDGETGRAIAGVAVKSDRVSQGATSADDFIRTTTDERGRYRLDGLPDGPGNSIVAAPAGDQPYLASLVEVGLAPDGEPTRVDFALRRGVLVRGRVTSGSGRLPVRARVQYFADPSNPHADEAPGFGGTRQAAPTEPDGSFAVAALPGRGLLAVRAGGRFAPADARLERRPRLPSLLDGRDADAVVMLDLDAAGPEVRRDVVLESIDRSNPTAVGQSGPWAHAAALVRTVRPLPASPSIRRAGP encoded by the coding sequence ATGAAGCCAGGAACGGTCGGGGGCGTCGATCCGCTGCGAGTCCTGTTCCATGTCGGGTCGGTCGGCGGGATGACCGACGGCGACCTGCTGCGGACGTTCGCCTCGCGGCGGGGCGAAGCCGGGGCGGAAGCCGCTTTCGCGGCCCTGGTGGAGCGGCACGGCCCCCTCGTCCTGCGCGTCTGCCGCGGCGTCGTCGGCGACCCGCACTCCGCGGAGGACGCGTTCCAGGCGACGTTCCTGCTGCTCGCCCGTCGCGCGGGCTCGATCCGCCGGCCCGACGCGGTGGCGGGCTGGCTGTTCCGCATCGCCCGCCGGATCGCGGCGAAGTCGCGGGCGGACGTCGCCCGCCGCAAGGCCCTCGAACGCCGGGGGGCGGAGATGGCGGCCCGACGCGCGGACGTCCCGGGACGGACCGAGGCGGGGGCGGAGCTCTACGAGGAGCTGGACCGCCTCCCGGAGAAGTACCGCGAGCCGATCGTGCTCTGCCACCTGTCCGGGCTGACCTACGAGGAGGCGGCGATGCGGCTCGGATGCCCGGTCCGGACCGTCCACACGCGACTCATCCGCGGGCGGGAGCGCCTCCGCCGCATGCTCGTCCGGCGCGGCGCGGCGCCGTCGGCGGGACTGCTCGCCCTCTCGACGTCGGCGGACGCGGCCGGGGCCGGCGTGCCCCGGGCGCTGGCCTCGGCCGCGACGCGAGCGGCCGTGCAGTTCGTCGCGGGCCGCTCGGCCGTCCCATCCTCGACGGCGGTCGCCATGGCCGAATCCATGCTCGGGCCCCCGGCCCTCGGCCGGTGGAAGGCGGCGTTCGCCGCGGCGACCCTGTGCGGGGCCGTGGCGGTCTGCTGCGCCCATGCGACGAGGATGCTCGGGGGGCGGGGCGTCGACGGGGCCCCGACCCCCTCGCCCCGCCTCCGCGAGGCGGGACGCGACGACGTCTCGCTGCAAGGCCGCTGGTCGGCCTCGATTCCGGGCCCCGAGGGCCGGCCCCAGGTCCTGGTATGGGCCATCGAGCGGGATGCGCTCTCCATCTGGGTCGCGAGCCCCGACGGCGTCGCGGAGGATCCGCCCGTCGAGGCCCGCCTCGTGGTCGATCGACGGTCGAACCCGAAGACGTTCGCCATCGTCCACGCGATCTCCGCCGCGGGCCCGCTGGAGGACAATCTGGGGATCTACGAGCTCGACGGCGACTCCCTCAAGATCTGCTACGGGACGCCCGGGATGCCTCGACCGTCGTCGTTCCGGGAGGGCGTCGCCGGGCCTCCCCGCCTGCTGGTCCTGGGACGGGGCGGCCCGGCGCCCAGGCCGCTTCCATCCCCGACGTCCGATCGACCGGCCGAGGTCGACGGCGTCGTCCTCGGGCCCGACGGTCGACCCTTCGCGGGGGCGAAGGTCTACTTCGACGTCCCCGACGACGCCCGCGCGGGCGAGGAGCCGCGCGCCCGCAAGGCGGCCGAGGTGGCCGCGAGCGGCCCGGACGGCCGGTTCCGATTCCGGGCGGAGGCGGACGCCTGGGCGGGCGTGGACCGCGCCTCCCCCCTGAGCCGGCCCACCGTCTCGGCCCTCGCCGACGGCTTCGGCCCCGCCTGGGTCTCGTGCCAGTCGCCGTCCTCGGCGTCGAACGTCGAGCTGAGGCTGGTCGAGGACGACGTCCCGATCTCGGGGAAGCTGCTCGACGCCGAAGGCCGGCCCGTCCCCGACGCCGAGGTGCGCGTGCTCGGACTGCGAGCCGTCCGGGGGGACGACCTCGGCGCGTTCGTGCGGGCCTTCGAGCGGACGCCGACGGCGGCCGGGGCCCTGCTGCTGCTCGGGGGGCGGCTGGACGTGAAGGCCTCGGGCCTCGTCCCGTCCGTCCGCACCGGGCCCGACGGCCGCTTCCACCTGGAGGGGGTAGGTCGCGGGCGAGTCGTCGAGTTGAGGATCGCGGGCCCGGGCGTCGCGACGCAGAAGCTGGTCGCCGCGCCGGCGGGCCCGACGCCTCCCGGCGCCCCGCGACGTGCGGTGAAGCGGCCCGAACCGGGCGTCGCCCTGGCCGCGTCGGCGGCCTTCGACGTCGTCGCGGCACGGTCCCGATCCGTCGAAGGCGTGGTTTTCGACGGGGAGACGGGCCGCGCGATCGCGGGCGTGGCCGTGAAGAGCGATCGGGTGTCGCAAGGCGCGACGTCGGCCGACGACTTCATCCGCACGACGACCGACGAGCGGGGGCGCTATCGGCTGGACGGGCTGCCCGACGGGCCGGGCAACTCCATCGTCGCCGCGCCGGCGGGCGATCAACCCTACCTGGCGTCGCTCGTCGAGGTGGGCCTCGCCCCGGACGGCGAGCCGACCCGGGTCGACTTCGCGCTGAGGCGCGGGGTGCTGGTCCGCGGCCGGGTCACGAGCGGGTCGGGGCGCCTCCCGGTCAGGGCCCGGGTGCAGTATTTCGCCGATCCGTCGAATCCCCACGCCGACGAGGCGCCCGGATTCGGAGGGACGCGGCAGGCGGCGCCCACCGAACCGGATGGATCGTTCGCGGTCGCGGCGCTGCCCGGACGCGGCCTGCTCGCGGTCCGGGCCGGCGGGCGATTCGCGCCGGCCGACGCCCGGCTCGAACGGCGGCCTCGCCTCCCGTCGCTCCTCGACGGTCGCGATGCGGACGCCGTCGTCATGCTCGACCTCGACGCCGCAGGGCCGGAAGTCCGTCGCGACGTCGTGCTCGAGTCGATCGATCGGTCGAATCCGACCGCGGTCGGACAATCGGGGCCCTGGGCGCACGCCGCGGCCCTCGTTCGGACCGTCCGTCCTCTTCCCGCATCCCCATCCATCCGGAGGGCCGGCCCATGA